The genomic stretch tttgaattggttaCAACAATGattgagttagccaaattgaTCTATTAActattatcattaataataatcatcatcatcatcatcatcatcatcttgtctAAGGCCAAAGAAAAGGACTCTGAGAGGACATGTTCACTTAGAATAAGAGGTTTTGaaatggagtaccctaaaaTTTAACACAGGTAGTTCACCTATTCCCTGCAGGCAGGACTGTGTGTAAAAAGTGGAGGATGTAAAATACAGGTTGcagttcattgttttaccaCAACTGAAACAGCCCAAACCTTTATACAAATGCTTTAAACCTTAGGCATAAAGATTATCTAATGcatggtttttaggcctaatgttcgagtatcaagtatttatgagtcaatgaatcaatgagtcaatgagttagtgctgttaccctaacccataaaatgaaaggtaaaatttcagagagtgctcaggcgtaatcactgaaatgagggcttaggcttaatcaataatttattgctatattgactgtgagtctcattaactcattgaccatttgactcataaatcatgggacctcctAATGTtcgcattagtaaaggtttgggttgtttcagctatgagaaacaatgacctgcaacctacATGTTACACCCTCCATGTAAAAAGTATGGTTCTCTCTCTTTGCCCTTATTAAAGTAGAGCATCTGAACCTTTTATTGGTTTAAAGGGCATTATAATATCATTGTCACACAATTTCCTTGTTTAGGTCATCacctaaaaaataataaaatatggtaaccaataatattacactaggaatttttaatttttacttggCAAATGCACATTGCAATTTATTTTCTATTTAATAAACACTAAAGAAAGTCAGAGAGACACCCTTTAAATGGAGATGGTTCAATATGATAGTATTAAATTTTTACCATCGTTGCATAGAATGTGTTTAAAGAATTTAAgtccattttgtttttaaaagaatggtCTTCCAGTGAACCACTTTTCattaatttgaaagaaaattaaaacccATCTCATACCTTCATCagcttttttcttaattttaataTGAAATTAAGACTTCCttaattaatgtaaattaattttatagGGAAGAATTATGCAAATGATGTGTAAGGGATACcttttttccttaattaaatTACCTCCATTGATGCAGTTAAAACCATGAAGTAAATAAAGTAAGCTAAAATTATGATAGAGACCTGTCGCTCATAAAGAGACTTCTTCCTTTTTATTTGTACACAACTCTTTTTTATCTTTGTATGATGGGTAAACCTTGAGCTAAAATCCTGACCTGTTTGAAgcctacaatcctggacaaaaatgttgggaaggtagcatcactttaacaaatagattccatgatgccgtgcgtctgttcagtagtagatcacagatgacgtcaaaatgtggtaagaacaaaaaagtggcacttgaggcgatagccgagtgtgtcactgatgttcttaccacattttgacgtcttctgtgatctattactgaacagacccacggctacatggaatctatttgttttatataataaagaattaaactttattcgcataaaagctgatggtgacgtcaatcgtgcgtctgtcctctaatagatcataggcaagaaccaatcaaaatccgtgaataacttgggttattatataatttgaGATAACCCCCttccccttatcaatgttggattttccacaaaacaaaatggtgacttttcttccaacattgaatatgggggagggggggggggggagggggagcacaagagcatggtatttcccagaTAGTACAGCAAATAGTTAGAATAATTAttgaattaggtgtgaagtgaagtgatgcaCACAAGCTTCCCAACAAcgtttgaccaggattgtagctttAATACACACAAGCTTCTTTCAAAGGTATTTCTGAAATTTATGAAAAGGTGGATTATGCAaccagtaataattattattgattgctgaatttttgtttttatttgataAAGCCAACTTGAGTGCAGTTTAAAAATCCAAAATTCTTCTTCATTATGCAAAGATAAAAAGGAGAATTTTGTGCCTGGTAGCAAAATGTTCTCTTTACGTTTCAAGTCTTTTTTAATAAATGCAATAACAAAAAATGTCCTCGTTTAGGGTTAAATTCAACATTTGCTGAAGATTTTTTAGTCCAATGTTGACCAGTTCAAGAGagctgaaagaaagaaatgtgatTGCTATTTTTCAGCCTGGGCCTTAATGAATGCAATTTGTTTCATTGCAATTTTTCCCATCCAATTCACATTTTGCACTTGTTAATGAACTTATGCATGTTACTATTATTGTAAGGAAAATTTCAGCATGCAGACCAAACTTTAATTAAGGGAAGCCCTTATGGAAACACAAATGGCTAAATATTAAAAAGCTACTTCAAGTGTTTTTGACAATTGCCCCTTTTATGCATCATGCTATTCATTAAAGGTGGGGAAGGGAATTTATTCCTGTTCCAAAGTATAGTGAGAATTGCATGGATTCTCCTCACTCCTCATTGTAgatatttttaaagaaatttagtATTGACATGTCATAATGGTAGTCCATATTAAATTTAGGTTGCCAGTGAAATTATTTGTTTGAATATAGAATAAATTATTGTATGGCATCTGGTGACTAGAATAAAATAACGAAAAGTTTAAACGTTACTCCTGCCTCTTCATTGCGGTTTGTTCTTTCAAAGACCTGTTGACATAGAAATGGAATGGAACCCGGCGttgtcaatcaatggtttccgatcgattgattgcaatcaatacAATCAATAATAAGCAATAACAATCCATTGATTGTTATTGATTGGTGCaaccaatcgataaaaatcgatactCACACTCGGAGTCTTAATTGCTATTGATTACCATTGATTTCTATAGAAAATCattgattaataattcattatgcAACTTTCTGGCACGTGTTAGCGTGGGCGTGCTTCATTGGTCCCGGGCATATTTACACGTCCAGGGTAATTGGGTAATTCGATTGCGCACTTTTATCCTTGCACTTCAACCGGGATTCCCAGAACACACTTGTTAGAGTTTGCTTGTTCCGGAGATGGCAAAGCAAGTTGAATTGTCAGTGTGCTGTGTAGTCAAGGGCTATCACGAATGCCCTTTTGAAGTGAATGTCGGAGAAATATTCTACGCATTCAAGAAGAGAGGAGAATGTGGGAATGCGTTCAGAGTTACGAATGATCGGGGACAGCTCGGCCATCTTAAAATCGAGCTTGTTGGTCCTCTTTGGCCCTTACAcaaagagattactgtgtaaGTTTAAAAACTTGTTTCGAGACGATCAGAGTCAAGTAATTTAAGTGAGCTTTTAATACTAATAAGGGGTAAAAATGCTACAAATTTAACATAAAACACCACAAATAAAGATAACTGAATGGTTTGTTCATTCATATGGTgcgttttatttaaaaaaatgacaaatttcataatcaataaTCAATGACAATCGATGAAAATCAATAGAAATCGATACTCACACAACTTTAAGTCTAcgatttttatcgatttccAATACCAATCGATtaattgttattgattattattgattattattgattttatcgattatcggaaaccattgattgacaaCGCTGGGAATGGAACTTTGAATGGTACTCAGATATTTTGGTGAGGTCACGAGCTGTCTGAACAAGAACTGGGCACAAGCATTATTATGAAAAGGAACAAAGACACTAGAAGTGTACAATTACTGGGTCATGTCCAGTTGATTTGACAaacttgataaaatcttcaggTTTCAGACCTGTGGTGGCCTCATTCGTCATTGGATGAAAGTGTAATCTCTCATGACTATCTTCAACAAAACTAGCGTCCAATAAAAAAGTCACTTCATGTTGAGTGTCATTGAACAGTGACAACGGTGTAACGCAACCCTGGCCCACTCCGAGTTTCTCCAACATAACTGCCTCTTCAGCGAAACGAAAGCCTCCACTTGCACCAACTTTTTTTGCAAGATCGCTCAAGTTCACCTCGCGCGACGCTAGGGCTGTAAGAAGCCATAAACGTTTCTTCTTTTTGTCTTTAAGAAACAGGTTTTTGCTGTGAGCGCCTGGAAGATGGTTGACGAACGGCATCATGGCTTCTACGGTATATACCGCAGGATGTTCGACTGTCTCCGAGGTGATGTCCAGATTTTCGAGATATTCCATCAATTCTTTTCTTCCTCCGGACATTATGATGTATTTTCTACCCGTAAACGGCCGTAATCTTCATAAAGATTAAAGAGGAACTATTTAGTTTTCGTGCTAAAGTGCGACTTGTTTGCATTTGGACGATGGGGGCCCTGGGAACCAATTCAACGAGTATGTACAGGACCTATATGGACCCAAGGTCCATGGAGCACCCCTATGGATCCGTTCCATGGACCtcttcatggacccggtccatggactacccctgcgGACCATCCGTTATTTTGTTAagttatgcaccagtcatttgaaacccctgcactctcccccccccccccaattcgGGCCCTAGCGGGGAATTGCGGGGACTTTCACCTCATATACACTCGCACGCTGGAAGTCACGGTCTTCTCATCGCCTACCGAGGGAATTAAGCGGGGCAGTTACTCATTTTCGCGCCTCCCTAGGTACTTCATATATCCCCtgttatagtgtatttaaattataatgtatTTCCACGCGTATATTATagtgtctttaaataattagccctatagatagatagatagatagatagatagtttatttataTAAAACGTCGCAGCCAATAGGCTGAATTATGTcctataatatttacaataataaaactatgataaactataataataataataataataattataataataataacaacaataataattacaattaaaaacttATCACTGGTTAGAATTCgcaaaatttttcaaaagtcCTAGGccttaaaactatttacaagatGGCATTGTGCATTAAAAAAGGTGTTCTTAGCCCTCTTTGTATTAAATTTGATGTCAAAAGTTCTTGGGTTTCTTAGTGAGTACGAAGTGCTAAACTGAGGTGGTAATAAATGATGCAGGCGATGGTTTGTGTCTTCGAGAATATTGTAGAAAAGAGACCCATGTATACCCTCACATACCCCTATTTACCCATTTATACCCATGTACACCCTTATATAccactatatacccatgtataccccttaTTACCCAtttaagggtatacatgggtatatagggctaattatcaaatacactataaataccttatatttaaatacataataacAAGGGATACATGACGTACTTACCTCATTGAAACATATGCTGTATTCAGTATATGTGGGCTCATGTTAGAgcatcacgtgacaaatgtcGACCGTTTGTGTTCCGAATTGGCTCAAGTCTGGTAGGTAATCATTTTATAACTGCCCTTTCAGGCCATTATCGTCTACAGAAGCCACCAGactggcatcattaagctagaatgggggtaaaggcaagcctttgaaagaaaacagaggtgagagatggtttcatacagactgggacgcctaaaatgctctgttgtaaacaaggtgtttcacgagtgaagttgtctctctggcctttctgtggacgaatcccaggacctactgaaacattctgggcaagttttaaaagctaaaaccttcaatcgatgcgttattttgatggtaggactgggtggcccgacacttatgaaaaaaaactatgaaatgagaatcgggagtgttcccttgtcatggaatggcagaattacccagaattctttttgggcatgagcgaggcaacttaagaagcacgaaactggccctcatcgaatggctctatgcaataagcgcattcaaaattttctcgtattacttgataaaagtatgtggttttttttttttttgctttttttctgcttatatgaaaaatacgttttctctcccgttgccttcttatgcatgatcttcgcggaaataacattctgttcctcaataaacctggaataAGCAgatatggtcttagttctcttttttgttacgtatcagctaagttgcggaatgcgctacctgattttatccgtacctatgagtttcctggttttaaaagagaatacagggccgcattttgtacagcggcttttctttttaatgaatatatctttaaatattatgtatttagtaggtatctgtatatgctatgtattttagctgtaaatgtaatgtctcaaagatattagctcctgtagttattcggaaaaagcttatgactgtatgttatgttacctttaggagggcgcatgcgcataCTTTGTAATTTGCGActgcagtgcttaccatatggcagataaatgacttttctcttgaatatataagccatctaattcttacgctatattgacaagggcggtttggagctgtgagtaggcgtgggatttgtcacatatggtttaggggccgacatatctctccctcaatgccgtaccgggaggcaaggtcggtagcagaaagcagcgaagggccaactgcgtccaaaagcgatcgcacgggccgaaatcccgggatgactcgtttggtacgacgctccagcgccggtgtctggaggtactgcgtttttctctcttgttcaaacattccatcagcgcatgcgcaaatgttctggctcttcgatacctagcctaccaaaaaaattaacatgctgttttttttgctgttgttgttttttttttttgtagcagcaatggacatttcagttgattttataggcataaacgtaacgcaagaaccgtgcgtgtctgatcttgtctcagacagaggcgagaccTACTGACTACAATACTACCCAGTAGTACTGACTACAATACTACCCAGGACCTACTGAAACATtctgggcaagttttaaaagctaaaaccttcaatcgatgcgttattttgatggtaggactgggtggcccgacacttatgaaaaaaaactatgaaatgagaatcgggagtgttcccttgtcatggaatggcagaattacccagaattctttttgggcatgagcgaggcaacttaagaagcacgaaactggccctcatcgaatggctctatgcaataagcgcattcaaaattttctcgtattacttgataaaagtatgtggttttttttttttttgctttttttctgcttata from Montipora capricornis isolate CH-2021 chromosome 12, ASM3666992v2, whole genome shotgun sequence encodes the following:
- the LOC138026881 gene encoding prolyl-tRNA synthetase associated domain-containing protein 1-like, which translates into the protein MSGGRKELMEYLENLDITSETVEHPAVYTVEAMMPFVNHLPGAHSKNLFLKDKKKKRLWLLTALASREVNLSDLAKKVGASGGFRFAEEAVMLEKLGVGQGCVTPLSLFNDTQHEVTFLLDASFVEDSHERLHFHPMTNEATTGLKPEDFIKFVKSTGHDPVIVHF